From Bacillus sp. FSL K6-3431, the proteins below share one genomic window:
- a CDS encoding DUF58 domain-containing protein, giving the protein MTKSSKNLWGRFLFQGRGVLPTKRLLIAYLIISLAFILFGDIFHISWGFIIAMNIIVILASLLDVLYSPKKSQLSFQRTITKEMERNLAYIVQIHVKNTSPHGVNFFLVDGIPQSFKHPFPLRGVVQKDSTTVLTYETSASVRGKYDITTVNFRYASLFGLWEKQMTIELVDTIKVIPDLTETKQYLENAQKFLLYEGSKIRKQQRGVGDFAQIRNYVVGDDPRMINWRQTAKLQEVMTNEYEPEHGKYITILIDCGRMMGAELTKGNRLEKVLEAALTVTAAALQKGDYVSVLAFSKEVKVFVPPAKGMAHLQTVLHSIYDLEVDSAESNYAAVLSYLETMQKKRSLLLLFSDVRTFLHEESALTYLMRLRQRHLFFMVGIEDITLLKRANEEPTDVQNAMVKSIAQQQILTKKKGKMKWERQGLQMIEASEEKLAVAAVSHYIDVMNRNLI; this is encoded by the coding sequence TTGACCAAATCATCGAAGAACTTGTGGGGTCGATTCCTGTTCCAAGGTAGAGGGGTATTGCCGACAAAACGTTTACTGATTGCTTATTTAATCATATCTTTAGCATTCATTTTGTTCGGAGACATATTTCATATTTCTTGGGGATTCATTATTGCAATGAATATTATTGTTATTTTAGCCAGTTTGCTAGATGTTTTGTATTCTCCAAAGAAAAGTCAATTATCCTTTCAACGGACGATCACGAAGGAAATGGAAAGAAATCTTGCGTACATAGTGCAGATTCATGTGAAAAATACTTCTCCACATGGCGTGAATTTTTTCTTAGTGGATGGAATTCCCCAGTCATTTAAGCATCCCTTTCCTTTACGAGGAGTGGTGCAAAAGGACTCTACAACAGTATTGACATACGAAACTAGTGCATCTGTAAGAGGGAAATATGATATCACGACAGTGAATTTTCGGTATGCCAGTCTTTTCGGGTTATGGGAAAAGCAAATGACGATTGAACTGGTGGATACTATTAAGGTAATTCCAGATTTAACTGAGACGAAGCAGTATTTAGAGAATGCCCAGAAGTTTTTATTATATGAGGGTTCGAAAATCCGTAAGCAACAACGTGGGGTAGGAGATTTTGCACAGATTCGTAATTATGTCGTTGGTGATGATCCACGGATGATCAACTGGCGGCAAACGGCGAAGCTTCAAGAAGTGATGACGAATGAATATGAACCGGAACATGGAAAGTATATTACGATATTAATTGATTGCGGGAGAATGATGGGGGCGGAACTGACGAAAGGTAATCGCCTCGAGAAAGTGTTAGAAGCAGCTCTAACTGTGACAGCTGCAGCTTTGCAAAAAGGAGATTATGTTTCCGTCCTTGCTTTTTCAAAGGAAGTAAAGGTATTTGTACCACCAGCAAAAGGGATGGCTCATTTGCAAACGGTTCTTCATTCAATCTACGATCTCGAAGTAGATTCCGCGGAATCGAATTATGCAGCCGTCCTCTCATACTTAGAAACAATGCAAAAGAAACGCAGTTTGCTTTTATTATTCAGCGATGTACGTACATTCCTTCATGAGGAAAGTGCCCTAACATACTTAATGAGGCTCAGACAACGACATTTATTTTTCATGGTTGGCATTGAAGATATAACACTTTTGAAGCGAGCAAATGAAGAACCCACTGATGTCCAAAACGCGATGGTAAAAAGTATCGCCCAGCAGCAAATACTGACTAAGAAAAAAGGCAAAATGAAGTGGGAAAGACAAGGCCTCCAAATGATCGAGGCCAGTGAAGAAAAACTAGCTGTAGCAGCAGTTTCCCATTATATCGATGTCATGAATCGAAATCTTATATAG
- a CDS encoding stage II sporulation protein M, producing the protein MNTKQFVQQHREEWKQLEQMVTALHKKRSTITGAKIDQFYRLYQKAAQNLSYAQTYFPNEEITPYLNGLVAKSHNLLYKDQISSMKQVGHFLSTTFIRLLSEQWKFVIVAMLLFVLGALGSFFSVINDPQNMYAILPADIAQGVDPGSLGSSDGQVDSSVMSASIMTNNIQVAILAFAGGVTFGLLTVYVLIYNGIIIGALAALFWHHEKTYEFWAYILPHGMIELTAIFIAGGAGLLMGYKLFVPGQFSRGFQLKTQAKRSIQLILGTIPLFVIAGLIEGFITPAAISLEAKYAVAFITVIGLILYILIGKMLLMKKQPI; encoded by the coding sequence ATGAATACAAAGCAATTTGTACAGCAACATCGGGAAGAATGGAAACAGCTCGAACAAATGGTGACGGCTTTACATAAGAAAAGGTCTACCATTACTGGTGCAAAGATTGATCAATTTTATCGACTCTATCAAAAAGCGGCACAAAATCTTTCGTATGCGCAAACTTATTTTCCAAATGAAGAAATAACGCCCTATTTAAATGGACTAGTTGCGAAATCACATAATCTATTATATAAGGACCAAATATCGAGTATGAAGCAAGTTGGGCATTTTTTAAGCACGACATTTATTCGATTATTATCTGAGCAATGGAAGTTTGTCATTGTAGCGATGCTTCTTTTTGTACTTGGTGCGTTAGGTAGCTTTTTCTCGGTTATCAATGATCCGCAAAATATGTATGCGATACTACCTGCAGATATCGCTCAAGGTGTCGATCCTGGATCGCTTGGTAGTAGTGATGGCCAAGTCGATTCCTCGGTTATGTCAGCTAGTATTATGACAAATAATATCCAGGTAGCGATATTGGCTTTTGCTGGAGGAGTGACATTCGGATTATTAACAGTTTATGTACTTATTTATAATGGCATTATTATTGGAGCACTCGCTGCGTTGTTTTGGCATCACGAGAAAACGTATGAGTTTTGGGCGTATATTCTTCCTCATGGAATGATTGAGCTTACAGCCATTTTTATCGCAGGCGGTGCTGGTCTATTAATGGGCTATAAACTCTTTGTCCCAGGACAATTTTCAAGAGGTTTCCAATTAAAAACACAAGCAAAGCGCTCCATCCAATTAATCCTTGGGACCATTCCTTTATTTGTAATTGCTGGTTTAATCGAAGGGTTCATCACTCCAGCAGCCATTTCCTTAGAAGCAAAATACGCGGTTGCATTCATAACTGTGATTGGCTTAATTCTTTATATTTTAATCGGCAAGATGTTACTAATGAAAAAACAACCTATATAA
- a CDS encoding RDD family protein produces MNQERVGIKTPEFVSLQFQLAGLGSRTAAFIIDQLILTVTNILVLCLLFVFLIGSPDLFSFMEVDSVILSVVIVCLFIINWGYFVVLEYFSGGRTIGKRMVGIRAIQENGHSLTLLSSFIRNLLRIVDSLPTGYFLGIVMIFFHSKHKRIGDLVAGTIVVHERKAKRTKKLSPLEKEMEKKGLTKNDLIIEDWALKSVSQKDWDLIKTYSNRLIQLPLNERYQLTQQMADILFKKLGLDMTGKANLDLENTLLVLYLILREEWEYEL; encoded by the coding sequence ATGAATCAAGAGAGGGTAGGAATTAAAACTCCGGAATTCGTATCCCTGCAATTTCAGCTCGCAGGTCTTGGGAGTAGAACTGCTGCTTTTATTATCGACCAACTTATTTTGACGGTCACAAATATATTAGTTTTGTGTCTTCTATTTGTGTTTTTAATTGGAAGTCCGGATTTATTTTCTTTTATGGAAGTGGATTCGGTCATTTTAAGTGTTGTAATCGTTTGTCTATTTATTATTAATTGGGGATATTTTGTTGTGTTAGAATACTTTTCAGGAGGTAGAACGATTGGTAAGCGTATGGTTGGGATTCGAGCGATTCAGGAAAATGGACATAGTTTAACGCTTTTATCCAGTTTCATCCGCAATCTTCTACGTATTGTCGATTCCTTACCAACGGGTTACTTTCTTGGTATTGTAATGATTTTTTTCCATTCGAAACATAAAAGGATTGGAGACCTTGTCGCTGGTACAATTGTCGTTCATGAGAGAAAAGCGAAACGAACCAAGAAACTTTCTCCGCTTGAAAAAGAAATGGAGAAAAAGGGTCTTACGAAAAATGATCTTATAATAGAAGATTGGGCGTTAAAATCTGTGAGCCAGAAAGATTGGGACCTAATCAAAACGTATAGCAATCGGCTGATTCAGTTACCTCTAAATGAACGATATCAGCTTACTCAACAAATGGCCGACATATTATTCAAAAAACTGGGATTGGATATGACAGGAAAAGCGAATCTTGATTTAGAAAATACCCTTCTCGTTCTTTATTTGATACTAAGAGAAGAATGGGAGTATGAATTGTAA
- a CDS encoding DinB family protein, protein MEENKKIREDILLSVSGLSDEQLNEQLEEGRWTIMQVLDHLYLMERTVVHAISNQLANGDNKTVAEKPIQFTTNRSTKVDAPSIVVPSDDFITLAEMKNKLFESREALIDVENSADETLLEQRFYPHPMFGELSLKQWIPFIGLHEKRHLAQIEEIKEKLG, encoded by the coding sequence ATGGAAGAAAATAAGAAAATAAGGGAAGATATTTTACTTAGTGTAAGTGGCTTATCAGATGAACAATTAAATGAACAGCTGGAAGAAGGCCGTTGGACTATTATGCAGGTATTAGATCATCTTTATTTAATGGAGCGTACAGTCGTTCATGCCATTTCTAATCAATTAGCAAATGGAGATAATAAAACTGTCGCCGAAAAACCCATTCAATTCACTACTAATCGTTCAACCAAAGTAGACGCACCTTCCATTGTCGTACCTTCCGATGATTTTATTACGTTAGCAGAAATGAAAAATAAGCTTTTTGAGTCAAGAGAAGCATTGATAGATGTAGAAAATTCGGCAGATGAGACTTTATTAGAGCAAAGATTTTACCCGCATCCAATGTTTGGCGAATTAAGCCTAAAACAATGGATACCATTTATCGGGCTTCATGAAAAAAGACATCTAGCCCAAATCGAAGAAATAAAAGAGAAATTAGGATAA
- the htpG gene encoding molecular chaperone HtpG: protein MEKKLFEAESKRLLEMMINSIYSHKEIFLRELISNASDAIDKVYYKVLTDDTLTFDTDGYYIKIEADSDRRTLKLIDTGIGMTKEDLETNLGIIAKSGSLAFKNENEVKDGHEIIGQFGVGFYSAFMVADQITVISKALESDQAYKWESTGTDGYTIEPCEKEAVGTEIILTIKENTEDENYDEYLEEYRLKEIIKKYSDFIRYPIKMDVSEKRLKEDSENEYEDIKEEQIINSMVPIWKKNKGELTDEDYANFYTEKRYGFDKPLTYIHTSVDGAVRYNAILFIPENIPFDYYSKEYEKGLELYSNGVLIMSKCSDLLPDHFSFVKGMVDSEDLSLNISREILQQDRQLKRIANNISKKIKSDLQNLLKNEREKYEKFYQSFGRQLKYGVYSDFGTHKETLQDLIMFYSSKEKKLVTLDEYVSRMPEDQKYIYYASGESNERIDKLPQTELVSEKGYEILYFTEEIDEFAIKMITAYKDKEFKSVSSGDLGIESKDNETKSDAEEKENKELFDYMKNILADKIKDVRASTRLRSHPVCFSTDGEVTIEMEKILQSMPDNQNIQAEKVLEINTNHEVFQSLKSAFEQDKTKLDLYTNLLYNQALLIEGLPVEDPVDFTNNICEIMV, encoded by the coding sequence GTGGAAAAGAAGCTATTTGAAGCAGAATCTAAAAGACTATTAGAAATGATGATTAATTCTATCTACTCTCATAAGGAAATATTTTTAAGAGAGTTAATTTCTAATGCTAGTGATGCCATTGACAAAGTTTACTATAAAGTATTAACGGACGATACTTTAACCTTTGATACTGATGGCTACTACATAAAAATTGAGGCTGACAGTGATCGCCGAACATTAAAATTGATTGATACTGGGATCGGAATGACTAAGGAAGATTTGGAAACGAATCTTGGAATCATTGCCAAAAGTGGTTCTTTAGCTTTTAAAAATGAGAATGAAGTAAAAGACGGGCATGAGATTATCGGTCAATTTGGTGTTGGATTTTATTCGGCATTTATGGTTGCGGATCAGATCACCGTTATTAGTAAGGCTTTAGAAAGTGATCAAGCTTATAAGTGGGAATCCACTGGTACCGATGGATATACAATCGAACCTTGTGAGAAAGAAGCTGTAGGCACGGAGATCATCTTAACAATTAAAGAAAATACAGAAGATGAAAATTATGACGAGTACTTGGAAGAGTATCGTCTGAAAGAGATTATAAAAAAATACTCCGACTTCATTCGCTATCCGATTAAAATGGATGTTTCCGAGAAAAGACTTAAAGAAGACAGCGAAAATGAATATGAAGATATTAAAGAAGAACAAATCATCAACAGCATGGTTCCGATTTGGAAAAAGAATAAAGGTGAGCTCACTGATGAAGATTATGCCAACTTTTATACGGAAAAACGCTATGGTTTTGATAAGCCTTTAACATATATCCATACGAGCGTGGACGGCGCAGTAAGATACAACGCGATATTATTCATCCCTGAGAACATTCCTTTCGACTATTATTCAAAGGAATATGAAAAAGGGTTGGAATTATATTCAAATGGAGTATTAATCATGAGCAAATGCTCAGACCTGCTACCAGACCATTTTAGTTTCGTTAAAGGAATGGTTGATTCAGAGGACTTGTCCCTTAATATTTCTAGGGAGATTTTACAGCAAGACCGTCAATTAAAGCGAATTGCTAATAATATTAGTAAAAAAATCAAAAGCGATTTGCAAAACTTGCTGAAGAATGAAAGAGAGAAATATGAAAAATTCTATCAATCCTTTGGTAGACAGCTTAAATACGGTGTGTATAGTGATTTCGGTACACATAAAGAAACATTACAGGACTTAATAATGTTCTACTCATCAAAGGAAAAGAAATTAGTTACCCTGGATGAATACGTATCAAGAATGCCAGAAGATCAAAAATATATTTATTATGCTTCTGGGGAATCGAATGAAAGAATTGATAAGCTGCCACAAACAGAGCTAGTATCTGAAAAAGGCTATGAAATTCTATATTTTACAGAGGAAATTGACGAATTCGCAATCAAAATGATTACGGCCTATAAAGACAAAGAATTCAAATCTGTATCGAGCGGCGATTTAGGAATTGAATCGAAGGACAATGAAACCAAGTCTGATGCCGAAGAAAAGGAAAACAAAGAGCTCTTCGATTATATGAAAAATATTTTAGCAGATAAAATCAAAGATGTTCGTGCATCAACTAGATTGAGGTCACATCCGGTCTGCTTCTCTACTGATGGAGAAGTCACAATCGAGATGGAAAAAATACTACAGTCAATGCCAGATAACCAAAATATACAAGCAGAAAAGGTATTGGAAATTAACACTAATCATGAGGTGTTCCAATCTCTAAAATCAGCATTTGAACAAGATAAAACAAAACTAGACTTGTACACGAATCTTTTATATAACCAAGCACTTTTAATTGAAGGATTGCCAGTCGAGGATCCAGTTGACTTCACAAATAACATTTGCGAAATCATGGTTTAA
- a CDS encoding HD domain-containing protein, which produces MHLIEKATQFAAVKHEGQYRKATNIPYITHPFAVGMILQQAGYSEEVVAAGLLHDTIEDTDTTEEELLQEFGEKVLNLVMAATEQDRSLSWEDRKQATINGLALKTPEQIAVVVADKIHNVCSIRTDIDKNGEEVWSRFNRGKQEQAWYYTSIIKAITPFEKKVPLIEKLSAEVNCLFLERNER; this is translated from the coding sequence ATGCACCTAATTGAAAAAGCAACTCAATTCGCAGCGGTTAAACATGAAGGGCAATATCGTAAAGCAACTAATATTCCCTATATTACACATCCATTTGCTGTCGGGATGATTTTGCAACAAGCAGGATATAGTGAGGAAGTGGTGGCAGCTGGATTACTCCATGATACGATTGAAGACACGGATACGACGGAAGAGGAATTATTGCAGGAATTTGGCGAGAAAGTTTTGAATCTTGTGATGGCGGCTACAGAGCAAGATCGCTCCCTATCATGGGAAGATAGGAAGCAAGCTACTATTAATGGTTTGGCATTGAAAACCCCAGAACAAATTGCTGTGGTTGTTGCGGACAAAATACACAATGTCTGTTCTATACGCACTGATATAGATAAGAATGGGGAAGAAGTATGGAGCCGTTTTAATCGGGGAAAACAGGAGCAAGCATGGTATTACACCAGTATTATTAAAGCAATCACCCCATTTGAAAAGAAAGTTCCTTTAATTGAAAAACTAAGCGCAGAAGTAAATTGCCTTTTCCTTGAAAGGAACGAACGTTAG
- a CDS encoding YrhA family protein has translation MITTIMKDIERIKNIDEMSIRKSASRDNIEVLKRWISQNIKEDLWIREYESLLKETDGLDFNGLVIYNARADDKNNGLIAANEIWYENEWQRSYLFFGDSSISWYCLDIDNNYFLELDKPSGDIMEQYNSFNEMIKNAMNSVL, from the coding sequence ATGATTACGACAATAATGAAAGATATTGAAAGAATAAAAAATATAGATGAAATGTCGATAAGAAAATCTGCAAGTCGTGATAATATTGAAGTACTTAAAAGATGGATATCGCAGAATATAAAAGAAGATTTATGGATTAGAGAGTATGAAAGCCTATTAAAGGAAACAGATGGATTAGATTTCAACGGGCTTGTTATTTATAATGCTCGTGCTGATGATAAAAACAATGGGTTGATTGCGGCTAATGAGATATGGTATGAGAATGAGTGGCAAAGAAGTTATTTGTTTTTTGGAGATTCAAGTATATCTTGGTACTGCCTAGATATCGATAATAACTATTTTCTTGAATTGGATAAGCCAAGCGGAGATATAATGGAACAATATAATAGTTTTAATGAGATGATCAAGAATGCAATGAATAGTGTTTTATGA
- a CDS encoding MurR/RpiR family transcriptional regulator: MQVFLKRLSQHRERLSQLELEVLEYILRYPEMVVQSNVDELAKKLFVSTATISRTCQQLGFRGFQDMKYSLSKEVSQEKQNIASSKSGVFTDHLDRVKREMQSTLDSIEEEKIITVAKYIHESTYVEFLGVGNSLPPCVDAARKLMFSGKITSAREDWDELRSVANSLNKNDLAILVSYSGETIYMLEYAALLKKRNVKTIAITGQHNNRLQQEVDLSLQAHVMNCYYGDLDMSSRFPLSIILDLIILTYLEQFKDS, from the coding sequence GTGCAAGTTTTTCTAAAACGTTTATCTCAACATCGTGAACGCTTAAGTCAATTAGAATTGGAAGTGCTAGAATATATCTTGCGTTATCCGGAGATGGTTGTACAGTCGAATGTAGATGAGTTAGCCAAAAAGCTCTTTGTATCTACCGCTACTATTAGTAGAACATGTCAGCAGTTAGGCTTTCGGGGCTTTCAGGATATGAAATACTCTTTAAGCAAAGAAGTTAGTCAAGAAAAACAAAATATAGCATCGTCTAAATCAGGTGTATTTACTGATCATTTAGATAGAGTAAAACGTGAAATGCAAAGTACATTGGATTCAATTGAGGAAGAAAAGATTATTACCGTGGCTAAATATATACATGAAAGCACCTACGTTGAATTTTTAGGAGTTGGTAATTCGCTTCCTCCTTGTGTAGATGCTGCTAGAAAATTAATGTTCTCGGGGAAAATAACAAGTGCCAGGGAAGATTGGGATGAGTTACGAAGCGTGGCAAATAGTTTGAATAAGAATGATTTAGCGATACTGGTCTCCTATAGTGGAGAAACAATCTATATGTTAGAATACGCTGCTTTATTAAAGAAGCGAAATGTGAAAACAATTGCAATCACGGGACAACATAATAATCGTTTACAACAAGAAGTTGATTTATCACTCCAAGCGCATGTGATGAACTGTTATTATGGGGATCTAGATATGAGCTCCCGTTTTCCATTAAGTATCATCCTTGATTTAATAATTTTAACCTATCTTGAGCAGTTCAAAGATTCCTGA
- a CDS encoding ankyrin repeat domain-containing protein, translating into MLTIHPDDPLAVTVVEAIHSGDIEKLKRILHENPDLATIRLGGDVDGLGDGGMSRTLLHVVTDWPGHFPNGAATVAVLVKAGADVNARFVGPHNETPLHWAASSDDVDVLNALIDAGADIEATGAVIGGGTPLADARAFRQWKAAHRLVQLGAKTTLHDAATLGLMDRVENYFASSTPPAQEDINCAFWNACHGGQQRCAEYLLHQDADINWIPGWEELTPLDAANRSETTELVQWLRLEGAKSAGDLK; encoded by the coding sequence ATGTTGACTATCCATCCCGACGATCCTTTAGCTGTCACAGTCGTTGAAGCGATCCACAGCGGAGACATCGAGAAGTTGAAACGCATATTGCATGAGAATCCCGATTTAGCTACCATAAGGCTTGGCGGCGATGTTGACGGACTTGGTGACGGTGGGATGTCACGTACACTATTACATGTGGTGACAGACTGGCCAGGCCACTTTCCCAACGGTGCTGCGACCGTCGCCGTGTTAGTCAAGGCAGGCGCAGATGTTAACGCAAGGTTCGTTGGCCCGCACAATGAGACTCCCCTCCACTGGGCGGCGAGCAGTGACGATGTTGATGTACTCAACGCTCTCATCGACGCTGGCGCCGACATTGAGGCAACAGGTGCAGTTATCGGCGGTGGCACTCCGCTGGCGGACGCGAGGGCGTTTAGGCAGTGGAAGGCGGCACATCGACTAGTACAACTCGGAGCAAAGACTACACTCCATGACGCTGCGACGCTCGGGCTGATGGATCGAGTCGAGAACTACTTCGCTAGCTCCACGCCACCTGCACAGGAGGATATCAATTGTGCATTCTGGAATGCCTGTCATGGCGGGCAACAGCGGTGCGCTGAGTATCTCCTCCACCAAGATGCTGATATCAACTGGATACCGGGGTGGGAAGAGCTAACACCTCTTGACGCTGCGAATCGCAGTGAAACCACCGAGTTGGTTCAGTGGCTTCGGCTCGAGGGTGCCAAATCAGCCGGTGATTTGAAGTGA
- the malX gene encoding maltose/glucose-specific PTS transporter subunit IIBC, translating into MKKKKSIKSQLWEFFQGLGKTFMLPVALLAFMGLILGIGSSFTSPSTIDAFPFLGNPVLQIIFSFMGTIGGFAFTYLPVLFAMAIPMGLVRYEKGVAAFSGFVGYVIMHLSINFYLTETGTLAEAEQLRQAGQGMVMGIQTIEMGVLGGIIAGIIVYLLHKRFYEIKLPDAFAFFGGARFVPIVTVLVMSIVGILIPIIWPIFAVAIAGIGTIINKSGIFGPFLFGAGERFLLPFGLHHILVAMIRFTEAGGTEVVNGQTISGALNIFYAQLQGGTAISPSATAFLSQGKMPTFMFGLPAVALAIYHTARPENRKKIKGLLISGVIATFVTGITEPIEFLFLFVAPALFVIHAFLTGLGFMVMSLLNVTIGNTDGGILDFLIFGIMQGFKTKWYLVLVVGAIWFAIYYIVFRYAIVKFNIKTPGREVANPEDKDIPTTSKGSNYNAEKVLLALGGKENIHSLDNCVTRLRLVVEDMEKVNEKVLKEECGALGVVKLDEHNVQVVIGPQVGLLKSQIEKIS; encoded by the coding sequence ATGAAAAAGAAAAAATCTATAAAATCACAGCTATGGGAGTTTTTCCAAGGGCTTGGAAAAACATTTATGCTTCCTGTTGCTTTATTAGCATTTATGGGACTTATATTAGGGATAGGTAGTTCGTTTACTAGCCCTTCAACGATTGACGCATTTCCGTTTTTAGGAAATCCGGTTTTGCAAATTATTTTTAGTTTCATGGGCACGATAGGGGGATTTGCATTTACCTATTTACCTGTTTTGTTTGCAATGGCTATTCCTATGGGACTTGTTCGCTATGAGAAAGGTGTAGCAGCATTCTCAGGCTTTGTTGGATATGTGATCATGCATTTATCAATCAACTTTTATTTAACAGAGACTGGAACACTAGCAGAGGCTGAACAATTAAGACAAGCGGGTCAAGGAATGGTAATGGGGATCCAAACAATAGAGATGGGTGTACTAGGCGGTATTATTGCTGGTATTATCGTCTATTTATTGCATAAGCGTTTCTATGAAATTAAATTGCCAGATGCATTTGCGTTTTTTGGTGGAGCACGTTTCGTTCCGATTGTGACAGTACTTGTCATGTCGATCGTGGGAATTCTAATCCCGATTATTTGGCCAATCTTTGCAGTGGCTATAGCTGGTATCGGGACAATTATAAATAAGTCAGGCATCTTTGGTCCATTTTTATTCGGTGCTGGAGAACGATTCTTACTTCCATTTGGCTTACATCATATTTTAGTAGCGATGATCCGTTTTACGGAAGCTGGTGGGACAGAGGTTGTGAACGGTCAAACGATATCTGGTGCATTAAATATTTTCTATGCACAATTGCAAGGTGGAACGGCAATCAGCCCTTCAGCAACCGCGTTCCTATCACAGGGGAAAATGCCGACATTTATGTTTGGTCTACCTGCAGTGGCACTTGCGATCTATCATACTGCTCGACCTGAAAATCGTAAGAAAATTAAAGGTCTATTAATATCTGGTGTAATTGCTACTTTTGTAACAGGAATTACGGAACCAATTGAATTTTTATTCTTATTTGTAGCACCAGCATTATTTGTTATCCATGCATTTTTGACAGGATTAGGATTCATGGTTATGTCTTTGTTGAATGTTACGATTGGAAATACGGACGGTGGTATACTCGACTTCTTAATTTTCGGAATTATGCAAGGGTTTAAAACAAAATGGTATCTGGTGCTTGTAGTTGGTGCGATTTGGTTTGCGATCTACTATATTGTTTTCCGTTACGCGATTGTGAAATTTAATATAAAAACACCGGGACGCGAAGTAGCGAATCCTGAGGATAAAGATATTCCAACTACTAGTAAGGGTTCTAACTACAATGCGGAAAAGGTTTTATTAGCATTAGGTGGAAAAGAAAATATTCACTCTCTAGATAATTGTGTTACACGCCTCCGACTTGTTGTCGAGGATATGGAAAAAGTAAATGAAAAAGTCTTAAAAGAAGAATGTGGGGCACTTGGCGTTGTGAAGCTTGATGAACATAATGTACAAGTAGTCATTGGTCCGCAGGTAGGACTATTAAAATCACAAATAGAGAAAATTTCCTGA